From a single Rutidosis leptorrhynchoides isolate AG116_Rl617_1_P2 chromosome 5, CSIRO_AGI_Rlap_v1, whole genome shotgun sequence genomic region:
- the LOC139849049 gene encoding uncharacterized protein encodes MSVFQVSEQFANWQCTSITFPPINLSADLDKPVIVSCRIAHTSIIIMKVHVDTGSSMDIMYEQCFNKLPAHVRALLKTTAVSLASFSGESTWPIGQLELQIELVDDHDELLKRKALLNLYVMRNQSRFNMILGRTALRLFGAISSTLHGMVKFST; translated from the coding sequence ATGTCAGTGTTTCAAGTATCTGAGCAATTCGCAAATTGGCAATGCACCTCTATTACTTTTCCTCCCATAAACTTGAGCGCGGATCTTGATAAACCAGTTATAGTTTCTTGTCGCATCGCGCACACTAGTATTATAATAATGAAAGTGCATGTTGATACTGGTAGTAGTATGGATATCATGTATGAGCAGTGTTTCAATAAATTGCCTGCACATGTTAGGGCTTTGCTAAAAACTACTGCGGTTTCGCTAGCCAGTTTTTCAGGGGAGTCAACTTGGCCTATTGGTCAGTTGGAATTGCAAATTGAATTGGTGGATGACCACGATGAACTGCTAAAGCGAAAAGCTTTGTTAAACCTTTATGTGATGCGTAATCAGTCTAGGTTTAACATGATTCTTGGGCGCACTGCTTTGCGCTTGTTTGGCGCAATATCATCTACATTGCATGGAATGGTAAAGTTCTCTACTTGA